The Oreochromis niloticus isolate F11D_XX linkage group LG13, O_niloticus_UMD_NMBU, whole genome shotgun sequence genome has a window encoding:
- the si:ch211-198a12.6 gene encoding zinc finger protein 883 has translation MAESETECDTPGLDTLGSECVIAHSHVDLHYGAETEIMTEEKRGLELEIHGSDLKIQGLGTELGAVACVDAIVAETDHDYIKVEHGDMHCFTGAEIKTTGNEALLGEVLLKTESEHVVKVESDHGGELTVESENGVIIHEAHGLQCNECGEIFGSIADLHQHFEIHKDLNPYICVHCGESFAVEASLKQHMKIHMKEKPYVSPGVEMMGKDVIDAFSLKSHQMIHLPDKPHRCSECGKSFAAAITLREHMKMHSEDKPYKCTQCRKSFVRRRHLKKHQEVHAREKPYTCGQCGKGFATSSNLKQHQKTHTAVVLGDKPHRCAQCGKCFAAAATLREHQRIHSGEKPYKCNMCRKSFVRKRHLKKHQQVHAGGKPYTCRHCNKGFNHSSSLSRHHKTHLQNPVFSPPQPGKPMTYGTPPKQRVHQQGEKPYMCHHCDKGFNHSSSLSRHQRVHSEGKSYTCAHCGKRFNHSSSLARHQRVHLENKQQQQQPQPPQAQPQQYTTIPTGKGFPNNTFPKQRILTVEKPYRCSQCGKGFNHSSSLSRHHRIHVDQ, from the coding sequence ATGGCCGAGTCAGAGACTGAATGTGACACACCCGGCCTTGACACACTTGGGTCGGAGTGTGTCATAGCCCACAGCCATGTCGACCTTCACTATGGAGCAGAAACTGAGATTATGACAGAAGAAAAGCGTGGATTAGAGCTGGAAATCCACGGTTCAGACTTAAAGATCCAGGGACTGGGGACAGAGCTCGGAGCTGTAGCCTGTGTGGATGCAATTGTAGCCGAGACAGACCATGATTACATTAAAGTGGAACATGGTGACATGCACTGTTTCACAGGAGCTGAAATCAAGACGACAGGAAACGAGGCTCTGCTGGGAGAGGTGCTGCTTAAGACGGAAAGTGAACATGTGGTAAAAGTGGAGTCTGACCATGGCGGGGAGCTGACAGTGGAGTCTGAGAACGGTGTAATCATACATGAAGCCCATGGCCTGCAGTGCAACGAGTGCGGGGAAATTTTTGGCAGCATAGCTGATCTTCACCAGCACTTTGAGATCCACAAGGACCTCAACCCTTACATCTGTGTCCACTGTGGTGAGAGCTTTGCTGTAGAGGCCAGTCTCAAGCAGCATATGAAGATTCACATGAAAGAGAAGCCCTATGTCTCCCCAGGAGTTGAGATGATGGGCAAAGATGTTATTGATGCCTTCAGCCTTAAGTCTCATCAGATGATTCATTTGCCAGACAAGCCCCACAGATGCTCAGAGTGTGGTAAGAGCTTTGCAGCTGCAATCACCCTAAGGGAACACATGAAGATGCATTCAGAGGACAAACCCTACAAGTGCACTCAGTGTCGGAAGAGCTTTGTCCGCAGAAGGCATCTGAAAAAACACCAGGAGGTGCACGCGCGTGAGAAGCCATATACCTGTGGGCAGTGTGGCAAAGGCTTTGCTACATCTTCAAACCTGAAGCAGCACCAGAAGACCCACACTGCGGTCGTGCTTGGAGACAAACCCCACCGATGCGCACAGTGCGGGAAGTGTTTTGCTGCAGCCGCCACTCTGAGAGAGCACCAGAGGATCCACTCGGGCGAGAAGCCGTACAAATGCAACATGTGCAGGAAGAGTTTTGTCCGCAAACGCCATCTGAAGAAGCACCAGCAAGTCCATGCCGGAGGCAAGCCCTACACCTGCAGACACTGCAACAAGGGCTTTAATCACTCCTCTTCGCTCTCCCGTCACCACAAGACACACCTGCAGAATCCAGTGTTTTCTCCACCTCAGCCTGGGAAACCCATGACCTACGGCACTCCCCCAAAGCAGAGAGTGCACCAGCAGGGAGAGAAGCCCTACATGTGTCACCACTGCGATAAGGGCTTCAATCATTCCTCTTCCTTGTCGCGGCACCAAAGAGTCCACTCTGAGGGAAAGAGCTACACCTGTGCTCACTGTGGCAAAAGATTCAATCACTCCTCCTCGCTTGCTAGGCATCAGAGAGTTCACTTGGAGAacaagcaacagcagcagcagccacaacCACCGCAGGCACAACCGCAGCAGTACACCACCATCCCCACGGGGAAGGGATTCCCCAACAATACCTTCCCAAAGCAGCGCATCCTTACGGTTGAAAAGCCATACAGATGCTCCCAGTGTGGAAAAGGCTTTAACCATTCTTCTTCCCTCTCCAGACATCATAGGATCCACGTAGACCAGTGA